From a region of the Ovis aries strain OAR_USU_Benz2616 breed Rambouillet chromosome 2, ARS-UI_Ramb_v3.0, whole genome shotgun sequence genome:
- the NUGGC gene encoding nuclear GTPase SLIP-GC isoform X8, protein MAETEDFLVRELHPVDDDIFKEPMRKRRRSDRDQRFRAFPSVEQSALKEYEKLESRTRRVLSNTYQKLIQSVFLDDSIPNSVKYLINRLLALIEKPSLDPIYIGLFGSTGAGKSSLINAIIRQAMFLPVSGESICTSCIVQVSSGCCEQYEAKIHLLSDQEWKEELKNLTTLLHRTEGLGGEEEDAWDRGDAAEEAVWKLQMFYGNGAEGKSYEELLRAKPRGKIPTSRVISLKAEEAGELSVKLDPYIRTQRRDWDGGSAETHIWPLIKLVEVTLPKSELIPEGVVLVDIPGTGDFNSKRDEMWKKTIDKCSVIWVISDVERISGGRAHEDLLNESVKACQRGFCRDLALVVTKADKLHLPEYLRERKVGNQAIQSQREAVLERNEMIKLQRNKILKDKLKRKLPADSRVLEASELVYTVSAQEYWQQALLTEEETEIPKLREYIRRRLLDKKKRMVTKYVTEAFGLLLLTDSFSCTDHVQNEHLHMSGLRRFVEEKIQLLEKAIDQCFAHIAQPLQEGIWNARSSYRRILGACLVRSRGNQGFHQTLKAVCLKNGIYASRTLARIDLNEAVTQPIYEQIDPVFGRIFSRSGKSTDGSALIPHIDAFKLSLQEKMTEIGIRNGWKYDSYKKSFLIQEISAILGGLEGHILRKKRKIYESLTTSVQNDLKPCYEGK, encoded by the exons ATGAAAAACTGGAGTCTCGGACCAGAAGAGTTTTGAGCAACACTTACCAGAAACTTATTCAGTCTGTGTTCCTGGATGACAGCATCCCCAACAGCGTCAAGTACCTCAT AAACAGGCTTCTTGCCTTGATTGAAAAACCATCATTGGACCCCATCTACATTGGATTATTTGGAAGCACTGGGGCCGGGAAGAGCTCCCTGATCAATGCCATCATTCGGCAAGCCATGTTCCTACCTGTGTCGGGAGAAAGTATATGCACGTCCTGTATCGTGCAAGTGAGCTCAGGCTGCTGTGAGCAGTATGAGGCCAAAATCCACCTTCTCTCCGACCAG GAGTGGAAGGAGGAGCTGAAGAACCTGACCACACTCCTGCACAGGACGGAGGGGCTGGGCGGAGAAGAGGAGGACGCGTGGGACAGGGGCGACGCGGCGGAGGAAGCTGTTTGGAAGCTGCAGATGTTTTATGGAAATGGAGCGGAAGGAAAGAGCTACGAGGAGTTACTAAGGGCCAAGCCCAGAGGAAAGATTCCCACCTCCAGAGTCATCTCCCTCAAGGCAGAAGAG GCAGGGGAGCTGTCTGTCAAGCTGGACCCCTACATCCGGACCCAGAGGAGAGACTGGGATGGTGGATCTGCTGAGACACACATCTGGCCCTTGATCAAACTGGTGGAAGTGACCCTTCCCAAATCAGAGCTGATTCCAGAAGGGGTTGTGCTGGTGGACATTCCAGGCACAGGTGACTTCAATAGCAAGAGGGACGAGATGTGGAAAAAG ACCATCGACAAGTGCTCCGTGATCTGGGTGATCAGTGACGTTGAAAGGATTTCTGGAGGGAGAGCCCACGAGGACCTTCTGAACGAGAGCGTGAAAGCCTGCCAGAGAGGGTTCTGCAGGGACCTGGCCCTGGTGGTCACCAAGGCCGACAAGCTCCACCTGCCGGAATACCTGAG GGAAAGAAAAGTGGGAAAC CAAGCTATTCAAAGTCAGCGAGAAGCtgttttagaaagaaatgaaatgataaagCTACAGAGGAATAAAATTCTCAAGGATAAACTCAAG AGAAAACTGCCAGCTGACTCCAGGGTTCTGGAAGCCTCTGAGCTGGTGTACACGGTCAGCGCCCAGGAGTACTGGCAGCAGGCGCTCCTCACCGAGGAGGAAACTG AAATCCCCAAGCTGAGAGAATATATCAGGAGAAGACTCCTGGATAAGAAGAAGAGGATGGTGACCAAGTACGTCACTGAAGCTTTTGGCCTGTTGCTCCTCACAGACAGTTTCAGCTGCACGGACCACGTGCAG AATGAACATTTGCACATGAGTGGCCTGCGGAGATTTGTGGAAGAGAAGATACAGTTGCTGGAGAAGGCCATTGACCAGTGTTTTGCCCACATAGCGCAGCCCCTGCAAGAAGGGATCTGGAACGCCAGGAGTTCCTACCGACGCATCCTTGGGGCGTGCCTGGTG AGGAGCAGAGGAAACCAGGGCTTTCACCAGACTCTGAAAGCTGTTTGTCTGAAAAATGGCATCTATGCCTCCAGGACTCTTGCGAGGATTGATCTGAATGAAGCCGTCACACAGCCCATCTACGAACAGATTGATCCCGTTTTTGGGCGCATTTTTAG TAGGTCTGGGAAGTCCACTGATGGTTCAGCTCTGATCCCCCACATAGATGCTTTTAAGCTCTCTCTGCAGGAGAAGATGACTGAAATTGGGATAAGAAATGGCTGGAAATATGACAGCTATAAAAAGAGTTTCCTGATCCAGGAG ATAAGTGCCATCCTGGGAGGCCTGGAGGGACACATcctcagaaagaagaggaagatttATGAGTCTCTCACCACCTCTGTTCAGAACGACCTGAAGCCCTGTTATGAAG gaaagtga
- the NUGGC gene encoding nuclear GTPase SLIP-GC isoform X2, with protein MAETEDFLVRELHPVDDDIFKEPMRKRRRSDRDQRFRAFPSVEQSALKEYEKLESRTRRVLSNTYQKLIQSVFLDDSIPNSVKYLINRLLALIEKPSLDPIYIGLFGSTGAGKSSLINAIIRQAMFLPVSGESICTSCIVQVSSGCCEQYEAKIHLLSDQEWKEELKNLTTLLHRTEGLGGEEEDAWDRGDAAEEAVWKLQMFYGNGAEGKSYEELLRAKPRGKIPTSRVISLKAEEAGELSVKLDPYIRTQRRDWDGGSAETHIWPLIKLVEVTLPKSELIPEGVVLVDIPGTGDFNSKRDEMWKKTIDKCSVIWVISDVERISGGRAHEDLLNESVKACQRGFCRDLALVVTKADKLHLPEYLRERKVGNQAIQSQREAVLERNEMIKLQRNKILKDKLKRKLPADSRVLEASELVYTVSAQEYWQQALLTEEETEIPKLREYIRRRLLDKKKRMVTKYVTEAFGLLLLTDSFSCTDHVQNEHLHMSGLRRFVEEKIQLLEKAIDQCFAHIAQPLQEGIWNARSSYRRILGACLVRSRGNQGFHQTLKAVCLKNGIYASRTLARIDLNEAVTQPIYEQIDPVFGRIFRSGKSTDGSALIPHIDAFKLSLQEKMTEIGIRNGWKYDSYKKSFLIQEISAILGGLEGHILRKKRKIYESLTTSVQNDLKPCYEEAAQITGKKACERMKEVLRRGVDRQVAEGMFERAQERMQHQFQQLKNGITEKVKGSIATMLTLALSPGDGLYKELADVKSEYKEMEKLHRSLREVAENAVLRRGMQDFLLRMSPSKAGPPKT; from the exons ATGAAAAACTGGAGTCTCGGACCAGAAGAGTTTTGAGCAACACTTACCAGAAACTTATTCAGTCTGTGTTCCTGGATGACAGCATCCCCAACAGCGTCAAGTACCTCAT AAACAGGCTTCTTGCCTTGATTGAAAAACCATCATTGGACCCCATCTACATTGGATTATTTGGAAGCACTGGGGCCGGGAAGAGCTCCCTGATCAATGCCATCATTCGGCAAGCCATGTTCCTACCTGTGTCGGGAGAAAGTATATGCACGTCCTGTATCGTGCAAGTGAGCTCAGGCTGCTGTGAGCAGTATGAGGCCAAAATCCACCTTCTCTCCGACCAG GAGTGGAAGGAGGAGCTGAAGAACCTGACCACACTCCTGCACAGGACGGAGGGGCTGGGCGGAGAAGAGGAGGACGCGTGGGACAGGGGCGACGCGGCGGAGGAAGCTGTTTGGAAGCTGCAGATGTTTTATGGAAATGGAGCGGAAGGAAAGAGCTACGAGGAGTTACTAAGGGCCAAGCCCAGAGGAAAGATTCCCACCTCCAGAGTCATCTCCCTCAAGGCAGAAGAG GCAGGGGAGCTGTCTGTCAAGCTGGACCCCTACATCCGGACCCAGAGGAGAGACTGGGATGGTGGATCTGCTGAGACACACATCTGGCCCTTGATCAAACTGGTGGAAGTGACCCTTCCCAAATCAGAGCTGATTCCAGAAGGGGTTGTGCTGGTGGACATTCCAGGCACAGGTGACTTCAATAGCAAGAGGGACGAGATGTGGAAAAAG ACCATCGACAAGTGCTCCGTGATCTGGGTGATCAGTGACGTTGAAAGGATTTCTGGAGGGAGAGCCCACGAGGACCTTCTGAACGAGAGCGTGAAAGCCTGCCAGAGAGGGTTCTGCAGGGACCTGGCCCTGGTGGTCACCAAGGCCGACAAGCTCCACCTGCCGGAATACCTGAG GGAAAGAAAAGTGGGAAAC CAAGCTATTCAAAGTCAGCGAGAAGCtgttttagaaagaaatgaaatgataaagCTACAGAGGAATAAAATTCTCAAGGATAAACTCAAG AGAAAACTGCCAGCTGACTCCAGGGTTCTGGAAGCCTCTGAGCTGGTGTACACGGTCAGCGCCCAGGAGTACTGGCAGCAGGCGCTCCTCACCGAGGAGGAAACTG AAATCCCCAAGCTGAGAGAATATATCAGGAGAAGACTCCTGGATAAGAAGAAGAGGATGGTGACCAAGTACGTCACTGAAGCTTTTGGCCTGTTGCTCCTCACAGACAGTTTCAGCTGCACGGACCACGTGCAG AATGAACATTTGCACATGAGTGGCCTGCGGAGATTTGTGGAAGAGAAGATACAGTTGCTGGAGAAGGCCATTGACCAGTGTTTTGCCCACATAGCGCAGCCCCTGCAAGAAGGGATCTGGAACGCCAGGAGTTCCTACCGACGCATCCTTGGGGCGTGCCTGGTG AGGAGCAGAGGAAACCAGGGCTTTCACCAGACTCTGAAAGCTGTTTGTCTGAAAAATGGCATCTATGCCTCCAGGACTCTTGCGAGGATTGATCTGAATGAAGCCGTCACACAGCCCATCTACGAACAGATTGATCCCGTTTTTGGGCGCATTTTTAG GTCTGGGAAGTCCACTGATGGTTCAGCTCTGATCCCCCACATAGATGCTTTTAAGCTCTCTCTGCAGGAGAAGATGACTGAAATTGGGATAAGAAATGGCTGGAAATATGACAGCTATAAAAAGAGTTTCCTGATCCAGGAG ATAAGTGCCATCCTGGGAGGCCTGGAGGGACACATcctcagaaagaagaggaagatttATGAGTCTCTCACCACCTCTGTTCAGAACGACCTGAAGCCCTGTTATGAAG AGGCCGCACAGATCACGGGCAAGAAagcatgtgaaagaatgaaagaggTCCTCAGAAGAGGGGTGGACCGGCAGGTGGCCGAGGGCATGTTCGAACGGGCTCAAGAAAGAATGCAGCACCAGTTTCAGCAGCTGAAG AATGGAATCACGGAGAAGGTGAAGGGCAGCATCGCTACCATGCTGACCCTGGCTTTGTCCCCAGGGGATGGGCTGTACAAGGAGCTTGCAG ATGTCAAAAGTGAATACAAGGAGATGGAGAAGCTGCACAGAAGCCTGAGAGAGGTTGCTGAGAATGCAGTGCTGCGGAGGGGCATGCAAGACTTCCTTCTGAGAATGTCCCCCAGCAAAGCTGGCCCCCCCAAAACATAA
- the NUGGC gene encoding nuclear GTPase SLIP-GC isoform X9: protein MAETEDFLVRELHPVDDDIFKEPMRKRRRSDRDQRFRAFPSVEQSALKEYEKLESRTRRVLSNTYQKLIQSVFLDDSIPNSVKYLINRLLALIEKPSLDPIYIGLFGSTGAGKSSLINAIIRQAMFLPVSGESICTSCIVQVSSGCCEQYEAKIHLLSDQEWKEELKNLTTLLHRTEGLGGEEEDAWDRGDAAEEAVWKLQMFYGNGAEGKSYEELLRAKPRGKIPTSRVISLKAEEAGELSVKLDPYIRTQRRDWDGGSAETHIWPLIKLVEVTLPKSELIPEGVVLVDIPGTGDFNSKRDEMWKKTIDKCSVIWVISDVERISGGRAHEDLLNESVKACQRGFCRDLALVVTKADKLHLPEYLRERKVGNQAIQSQREAVLERNEMIKLQRNKILKDKLKRKLPADSRVLEASELVYTVSAQEYWQQALLTEEETEIPKLREYIRRRLLDKKKRMVTKYVTEAFGLLLLTDSFSCTDHVQNEHLHMSGLRRFVEEKIQLLEKAIDQCFAHIAQPLQEGIWNARSSYRRILGACLVRSRGNQGFHQTLKAVCLKNGIYASRTLARIDLNEAVTQPIYEQIDPVFGRIFRSGKSTDGSALIPHIDAFKLSLQEKMTEIGIRNGWKYDSYKKSFLIQEISAILGGLEGHILRKKRKIYESLTTSVQNDLKPCYEGK, encoded by the exons ATGAAAAACTGGAGTCTCGGACCAGAAGAGTTTTGAGCAACACTTACCAGAAACTTATTCAGTCTGTGTTCCTGGATGACAGCATCCCCAACAGCGTCAAGTACCTCAT AAACAGGCTTCTTGCCTTGATTGAAAAACCATCATTGGACCCCATCTACATTGGATTATTTGGAAGCACTGGGGCCGGGAAGAGCTCCCTGATCAATGCCATCATTCGGCAAGCCATGTTCCTACCTGTGTCGGGAGAAAGTATATGCACGTCCTGTATCGTGCAAGTGAGCTCAGGCTGCTGTGAGCAGTATGAGGCCAAAATCCACCTTCTCTCCGACCAG GAGTGGAAGGAGGAGCTGAAGAACCTGACCACACTCCTGCACAGGACGGAGGGGCTGGGCGGAGAAGAGGAGGACGCGTGGGACAGGGGCGACGCGGCGGAGGAAGCTGTTTGGAAGCTGCAGATGTTTTATGGAAATGGAGCGGAAGGAAAGAGCTACGAGGAGTTACTAAGGGCCAAGCCCAGAGGAAAGATTCCCACCTCCAGAGTCATCTCCCTCAAGGCAGAAGAG GCAGGGGAGCTGTCTGTCAAGCTGGACCCCTACATCCGGACCCAGAGGAGAGACTGGGATGGTGGATCTGCTGAGACACACATCTGGCCCTTGATCAAACTGGTGGAAGTGACCCTTCCCAAATCAGAGCTGATTCCAGAAGGGGTTGTGCTGGTGGACATTCCAGGCACAGGTGACTTCAATAGCAAGAGGGACGAGATGTGGAAAAAG ACCATCGACAAGTGCTCCGTGATCTGGGTGATCAGTGACGTTGAAAGGATTTCTGGAGGGAGAGCCCACGAGGACCTTCTGAACGAGAGCGTGAAAGCCTGCCAGAGAGGGTTCTGCAGGGACCTGGCCCTGGTGGTCACCAAGGCCGACAAGCTCCACCTGCCGGAATACCTGAG GGAAAGAAAAGTGGGAAAC CAAGCTATTCAAAGTCAGCGAGAAGCtgttttagaaagaaatgaaatgataaagCTACAGAGGAATAAAATTCTCAAGGATAAACTCAAG AGAAAACTGCCAGCTGACTCCAGGGTTCTGGAAGCCTCTGAGCTGGTGTACACGGTCAGCGCCCAGGAGTACTGGCAGCAGGCGCTCCTCACCGAGGAGGAAACTG AAATCCCCAAGCTGAGAGAATATATCAGGAGAAGACTCCTGGATAAGAAGAAGAGGATGGTGACCAAGTACGTCACTGAAGCTTTTGGCCTGTTGCTCCTCACAGACAGTTTCAGCTGCACGGACCACGTGCAG AATGAACATTTGCACATGAGTGGCCTGCGGAGATTTGTGGAAGAGAAGATACAGTTGCTGGAGAAGGCCATTGACCAGTGTTTTGCCCACATAGCGCAGCCCCTGCAAGAAGGGATCTGGAACGCCAGGAGTTCCTACCGACGCATCCTTGGGGCGTGCCTGGTG AGGAGCAGAGGAAACCAGGGCTTTCACCAGACTCTGAAAGCTGTTTGTCTGAAAAATGGCATCTATGCCTCCAGGACTCTTGCGAGGATTGATCTGAATGAAGCCGTCACACAGCCCATCTACGAACAGATTGATCCCGTTTTTGGGCGCATTTTTAG GTCTGGGAAGTCCACTGATGGTTCAGCTCTGATCCCCCACATAGATGCTTTTAAGCTCTCTCTGCAGGAGAAGATGACTGAAATTGGGATAAGAAATGGCTGGAAATATGACAGCTATAAAAAGAGTTTCCTGATCCAGGAG ATAAGTGCCATCCTGGGAGGCCTGGAGGGACACATcctcagaaagaagaggaagatttATGAGTCTCTCACCACCTCTGTTCAGAACGACCTGAAGCCCTGTTATGAAG gaaagtga
- the NUGGC gene encoding nuclear GTPase SLIP-GC isoform X7: MAETEDFLVRELHPVDDDIFKEPMRKRRRSDRDQRFRAFPSVEQSALKEYEKLESRTRRVLSNTYQKLIQSVFLDDSIPNSVKYLINRLLALIEKPSLDPIYIGLFGSTGAGKSSLINAIIRQAMFLPVSGESICTSCIVQVSSGCCEQYEAKIHLLSDQEWKEELKNLTTLLHRTEGLGGEEEDAWDRGDAAEEAVWKLQMFYGNGAEGKSYEELLRAKPRGKIPTSRVISLKAEEAGELSVKLDPYIRTQRRDWDGGSAETHIWPLIKLVEVTLPKSELIPEGVVLVDIPGTGDFNSKRDEMWKKTIDKCSVIWVISDVERISGGRAHEDLLNESVKACQRGFCRDLALVVTKADKLHLPEYLRERKVGNRKLPADSRVLEASELVYTVSAQEYWQQALLTEEETEIPKLREYIRRRLLDKKKRMVTKYVTEAFGLLLLTDSFSCTDHVQRSRGNQGFHQTLKAVCLKNGIYASRTLARIDLNEAVTQPIYEQIDPVFGRIFRSGKSTDGSALIPHIDAFKLSLQEKMTEIGIRNGWKYDSYKKSFLIQEISAILGGLEGHILRKKRKIYESLTTSVQNDLKPCYEEAAQITGKKACERMKEVLRRGVDRQVAEGMFERAQERMQHQFQQLKNGITEKVKGSIATMLTLALSPGDGLYKELADVKSEYKEMEKLHRSLREVAENAVLRRGMQDFLLRMSPSKAGPPKT, from the exons ATGAAAAACTGGAGTCTCGGACCAGAAGAGTTTTGAGCAACACTTACCAGAAACTTATTCAGTCTGTGTTCCTGGATGACAGCATCCCCAACAGCGTCAAGTACCTCAT AAACAGGCTTCTTGCCTTGATTGAAAAACCATCATTGGACCCCATCTACATTGGATTATTTGGAAGCACTGGGGCCGGGAAGAGCTCCCTGATCAATGCCATCATTCGGCAAGCCATGTTCCTACCTGTGTCGGGAGAAAGTATATGCACGTCCTGTATCGTGCAAGTGAGCTCAGGCTGCTGTGAGCAGTATGAGGCCAAAATCCACCTTCTCTCCGACCAG GAGTGGAAGGAGGAGCTGAAGAACCTGACCACACTCCTGCACAGGACGGAGGGGCTGGGCGGAGAAGAGGAGGACGCGTGGGACAGGGGCGACGCGGCGGAGGAAGCTGTTTGGAAGCTGCAGATGTTTTATGGAAATGGAGCGGAAGGAAAGAGCTACGAGGAGTTACTAAGGGCCAAGCCCAGAGGAAAGATTCCCACCTCCAGAGTCATCTCCCTCAAGGCAGAAGAG GCAGGGGAGCTGTCTGTCAAGCTGGACCCCTACATCCGGACCCAGAGGAGAGACTGGGATGGTGGATCTGCTGAGACACACATCTGGCCCTTGATCAAACTGGTGGAAGTGACCCTTCCCAAATCAGAGCTGATTCCAGAAGGGGTTGTGCTGGTGGACATTCCAGGCACAGGTGACTTCAATAGCAAGAGGGACGAGATGTGGAAAAAG ACCATCGACAAGTGCTCCGTGATCTGGGTGATCAGTGACGTTGAAAGGATTTCTGGAGGGAGAGCCCACGAGGACCTTCTGAACGAGAGCGTGAAAGCCTGCCAGAGAGGGTTCTGCAGGGACCTGGCCCTGGTGGTCACCAAGGCCGACAAGCTCCACCTGCCGGAATACCTGAG GGAAAGAAAAGTGGGAAAC AGAAAACTGCCAGCTGACTCCAGGGTTCTGGAAGCCTCTGAGCTGGTGTACACGGTCAGCGCCCAGGAGTACTGGCAGCAGGCGCTCCTCACCGAGGAGGAAACTG AAATCCCCAAGCTGAGAGAATATATCAGGAGAAGACTCCTGGATAAGAAGAAGAGGATGGTGACCAAGTACGTCACTGAAGCTTTTGGCCTGTTGCTCCTCACAGACAGTTTCAGCTGCACGGACCACGTGCAG AGGAGCAGAGGAAACCAGGGCTTTCACCAGACTCTGAAAGCTGTTTGTCTGAAAAATGGCATCTATGCCTCCAGGACTCTTGCGAGGATTGATCTGAATGAAGCCGTCACACAGCCCATCTACGAACAGATTGATCCCGTTTTTGGGCGCATTTTTAG GTCTGGGAAGTCCACTGATGGTTCAGCTCTGATCCCCCACATAGATGCTTTTAAGCTCTCTCTGCAGGAGAAGATGACTGAAATTGGGATAAGAAATGGCTGGAAATATGACAGCTATAAAAAGAGTTTCCTGATCCAGGAG ATAAGTGCCATCCTGGGAGGCCTGGAGGGACACATcctcagaaagaagaggaagatttATGAGTCTCTCACCACCTCTGTTCAGAACGACCTGAAGCCCTGTTATGAAG AGGCCGCACAGATCACGGGCAAGAAagcatgtgaaagaatgaaagaggTCCTCAGAAGAGGGGTGGACCGGCAGGTGGCCGAGGGCATGTTCGAACGGGCTCAAGAAAGAATGCAGCACCAGTTTCAGCAGCTGAAG AATGGAATCACGGAGAAGGTGAAGGGCAGCATCGCTACCATGCTGACCCTGGCTTTGTCCCCAGGGGATGGGCTGTACAAGGAGCTTGCAG ATGTCAAAAGTGAATACAAGGAGATGGAGAAGCTGCACAGAAGCCTGAGAGAGGTTGCTGAGAATGCAGTGCTGCGGAGGGGCATGCAAGACTTCCTTCTGAGAATGTCCCCCAGCAAAGCTGGCCCCCCCAAAACATAA